In a single window of the Candidatus Zixiibacteriota bacterium genome:
- a CDS encoding FAD-dependent oxidoreductase: MDSVTKSDVVIVGGVAAGPKTAATLMRRNPKVKVTLFQKEEQLSYATCGMPYFASGDVDNFQKLTLTSYGVVRDAEFFENTKGFEAVTGAEVLSIDRAKKIVTVRMITNGTTFEHGYDKLVLATGATAAKVPFSVDDGPNIRTFTSPEDAITFRKLAQTGQIEAATIIGGGFIGCEVAEAAGGLWGIETTLIEREDQLLPYVLDPEMAALVKAEMIGQGINVLTGATVEKVAVIDGKATISVSENEDIDSDYVFMCLGVKPMTELASGCGLELGSTGGIRVDAQMRTSDPDIFAGGDCVESIHQLTGKEVFMPMGSLANRHGRIIAENIVGNDASFPGVLGAFLVKIFDLNVGAVGLSERAAVADGMDIQTVWGAFLDKPDYYPENNNVFLKMVYATESRQLLGLQAVGKGDITRRVDVFSSFLQRKATINDLLDFEHGYAPPYGEALDPLHHLAGMALAQEKGMEFVGPGEGLVQFANAIWLDVREIAEVEAMPINVGVDVADLLHIKLGDLKNGLDKINHDKPILVFCRRGPRSYQAALQLKTAGFDNVVVLGGGTTGLPETEEAE; this comes from the coding sequence ATGGACTCAGTTACGAAATCAGATGTAGTTATTGTTGGTGGTGTTGCGGCGGGTCCCAAGACAGCAGCGACCCTCATGCGAAGGAATCCGAAAGTCAAGGTAACTCTCTTTCAGAAGGAAGAGCAACTGTCCTATGCGACATGCGGGATGCCGTATTTCGCGTCTGGTGACGTTGACAACTTTCAGAAACTAACCCTGACGTCGTATGGCGTTGTTCGCGATGCGGAGTTCTTTGAGAATACAAAGGGTTTCGAGGCGGTCACAGGAGCCGAAGTGCTCAGCATCGACCGGGCGAAGAAAATCGTAACGGTCAGAATGATTACCAATGGGACGACATTTGAACACGGCTATGATAAATTGGTGCTGGCTACGGGTGCGACCGCAGCGAAGGTACCGTTTTCGGTTGATGACGGTCCCAATATCAGAACCTTTACGAGTCCTGAAGATGCGATTACGTTTCGCAAATTGGCCCAGACCGGACAGATAGAGGCCGCTACAATTATTGGCGGCGGATTCATTGGCTGTGAAGTTGCCGAAGCTGCCGGAGGACTCTGGGGTATTGAGACAACATTGATTGAGCGTGAAGATCAACTTCTGCCATACGTACTCGATCCTGAAATGGCCGCACTGGTGAAGGCTGAGATGATCGGGCAGGGTATCAATGTCCTGACCGGAGCCACGGTCGAGAAAGTAGCCGTCATTGATGGCAAGGCTACGATTTCCGTATCTGAGAACGAAGACATAGATTCCGATTATGTGTTCATGTGTCTGGGCGTTAAGCCGATGACAGAACTTGCTTCGGGTTGCGGTCTTGAACTCGGATCGACCGGCGGAATTCGAGTCGATGCGCAAATGCGGACTTCCGATCCTGATATTTTTGCCGGTGGGGATTGTGTGGAATCGATCCATCAACTGACAGGTAAAGAAGTGTTTATGCCAATGGGTTCTCTGGCCAATCGGCATGGTCGGATTATTGCTGAGAATATCGTGGGCAACGACGCGTCTTTTCCAGGTGTGCTGGGTGCATTTCTAGTGAAGATATTTGATCTTAACGTCGGTGCTGTGGGTTTGTCAGAACGCGCGGCTGTTGCCGATGGGATGGATATTCAGACGGTTTGGGGAGCTTTTCTCGATAAGCCGGATTATTACCCGGAAAACAACAACGTTTTCCTAAAGATGGTCTACGCTACCGAAAGCAGGCAACTGCTGGGTTTGCAAGCGGTTGGGAAAGGCGACATCACCCGGAGGGTCGATGTATTCTCGTCTTTTCTCCAACGAAAAGCAACCATCAATGATCTGCTTGATTTCGAACATGGTTACGCTCCTCCGTATGGCGAGGCACTCGACCCGTTACACCACCTGGCCGGAATGGCGCTGGCGCAGGAGAAGGGAATGGAGTTTGTTGGCCCCGGTGAAGGTCTGGTGCAATTCGCCAATGCCATCTGGCTTGATGTACGAGAGATAGCAGAAGTGGAAGCCATGCCGATAAATGTCGGGGTTGATGTCGCTGACCTGCTCCATATAAAACTAGGCGACCTCAAGAACGGTTTGGACAAGATTAATCACGATAAGCCTATCCTGGTTTTTTGTCGCCGGGGGCCACGTTCGTATCAGGCTGCATTGCAACTGAAAACAGCCGGATTCGACAACGTCGTCG
- a CDS encoding RsbRD N-terminal domain-containing protein codes for MLSELLANEKTSILEHWVRLIVETYPVQSKRFLVEQSNRFSNPVGHTVSTEAGVLLDCILTDNFSDQVEKSLNNIVRIRTVQEFTASEAVGFVFSLKRAIRETIAGCGWETTKPEELSELDDRIDRLVLLAFDQYMKCRDQMSEIRVNEIKRRFQYMPGSRKLSSPHQQEEHDTNDPASDKQSSGR; via the coding sequence ATGTTGTCAGAACTGCTGGCTAATGAGAAGACATCAATTCTGGAGCACTGGGTGCGGTTGATCGTGGAGACCTACCCCGTCCAGAGCAAACGCTTTCTTGTCGAACAGTCTAATCGCTTCAGCAATCCGGTTGGACATACTGTTTCTACCGAGGCTGGAGTTCTTCTTGATTGTATCTTGACCGACAATTTCTCCGATCAGGTTGAAAAATCACTGAACAATATCGTACGCATTAGAACCGTACAGGAGTTTACTGCCTCCGAAGCGGTCGGTTTTGTCTTTTCGCTCAAACGAGCGATCCGCGAAACGATTGCCGGATGTGGTTGGGAAACGACTAAACCGGAGGAGCTTTCTGAACTGGATGATCGTATAGACCGTCTGGTTCTTCTGGCCTTTGACCAATATATGAAGTGCAGGGACCAGATGAGTGAAATCCGAGTCAACGAAATCAAACGCCGTTTCCAGTACATGCCAGGTTCGCGCAAATTAAGCAGTCCCCATCAGCAGGAGGAACATGATACAAATGATCCCGCTTCGGATAAACAGTCTTCGGGGAGGTAG
- the cobB gene encoding hydrogenobyrinic acid a,c-diamide synthase (glutamine-hydrolyzing) has protein sequence MSVKVPRLIIAGLSGDSGKTIVSLSLLAALGRRGQAISVFKKGPDYIDAAWLSFAAGCACRNLDTYMVSEEEVRNSFVSHTQSNAIAVVEGNRGLFDGKDTTGTHSTAELAKLLDAPVVLVIDATKVTRTVAAMINGCRDFDSRVNITGVVLNRVAGKRHQRVLTDSIEQYCGIPVLGCIPKMEEKARLIPGRHLGLVTPAEYDADSSLTDRLVEIAERYLDVDALTEIAMTAAPLESPSEVKEVKTSRQVRIGVFRDSVFTFYYPENLEALESCGAELVPISSLVDHELPDIDGLYIGGGFPETHAERLTANRSLMQSVRKAALGGLPVYAECGGLIYLCRSLMWRKQTYPMAGVFDIDLEMHEKPFGHGYTELLIDRANPFFNIGAVLKGHEFHYTGPDSALKADAGCAAMTRGSGLGNSRDGLMVKNTLALYTHLHALGVKDWARAMVSRASERHRVNDSETKRTPAEDDRRTKKVRIAAGI, from the coding sequence ATGAGTGTGAAAGTTCCGCGTTTGATAATCGCCGGTTTGTCCGGCGATTCCGGCAAAACAATTGTTAGCCTTAGTCTCCTGGCGGCCCTTGGCCGCCGGGGGCAGGCTATCAGTGTGTTCAAGAAAGGGCCGGATTATATCGATGCCGCCTGGCTATCGTTTGCGGCGGGGTGTGCCTGTCGCAATCTCGACACCTACATGGTGAGCGAGGAAGAGGTCCGCAACTCGTTTGTGAGTCACACTCAATCGAATGCGATCGCTGTAGTTGAAGGCAATCGAGGTCTTTTCGACGGCAAAGATACTACCGGCACCCACAGCACAGCCGAGTTGGCTAAGTTGCTGGATGCTCCGGTGGTTTTAGTCATCGATGCTACCAAAGTGACTCGAACCGTAGCCGCCATGATAAATGGCTGTCGTGATTTTGACTCCCGAGTGAACATCACCGGGGTTGTTCTTAACCGCGTGGCCGGCAAGCGGCATCAGCGGGTTCTCACTGATTCAATAGAACAGTATTGTGGAATCCCGGTCCTGGGATGCATTCCCAAGATGGAAGAAAAGGCTCGCCTTATTCCGGGTCGTCATCTTGGGCTGGTTACACCCGCTGAGTATGATGCGGATTCGAGTCTGACCGATCGGCTGGTTGAGATTGCCGAGCGTTATCTGGACGTTGATGCCTTAACTGAGATAGCCATGACGGCTGCACCGTTGGAGAGTCCATCAGAGGTCAAGGAAGTCAAGACGTCCAGACAGGTTCGGATCGGAGTGTTCAGGGATTCGGTATTTACTTTCTATTATCCTGAGAACCTGGAAGCTCTCGAGTCATGTGGTGCTGAGTTGGTTCCAATTTCTTCGCTGGTTGATCATGAGCTACCGGATATTGATGGACTGTATATTGGTGGTGGTTTTCCCGAAACGCATGCCGAACGACTGACAGCCAATCGATCGTTGATGCAATCGGTTCGCAAAGCGGCGTTGGGAGGGCTTCCTGTCTACGCGGAATGCGGTGGTCTGATATATCTCTGCCGGTCGCTTATGTGGCGGAAGCAGACGTATCCGATGGCTGGTGTTTTCGATATTGATTTAGAGATGCACGAAAAGCCGTTCGGACATGGCTATACTGAATTGCTGATTGACCGTGCTAATCCCTTTTTTAACATTGGTGCGGTTCTCAAGGGACATGAATTTCACTACACTGGCCCCGATTCAGCACTCAAGGCAGATGCGGGTTGTGCCGCGATGACAAGAGGCTCCGGACTTGGGAATAGTCGTGATGGCCTGATGGTGAAGAACACACTCGCGCTCTATACGCACCTTCACGCTCTTGGTGTGAAGGACTGGGCGCGGGCTATGGTATCACGCGCATCGGAACGTCACCGGGTGAATGACTCGGAGACAAAACGAACTCCTGCGGAGGATGATAGGCGAACGAAAAAGGTCAGAATAGCTGCCGGTATTTAG
- the nrfD gene encoding polysulfide reductase NrfD, which produces MIEKALYGDKKYWGWLILLGAVIGVGTFFYLRQFSEGLGITGLSRDVTWGFYIAQFTFLVGVAASAVMVVLPYYLHNYKAFGKITILGEFLAIGSVTMCMLFIFVDMGQPFRILNVFLHPSPSSPMFWDTIALSGYLGINALVAAVTLSAERKAVAPPKWIKPIIILSIPWAVSIHTVTAFLYAGLVARPFWMTAVLAPRFLASAFAAGPALLILLCLLLKKLTKFDVGKEPIEKLAVITTYAMCINVFLVLMELFTGLYSDIPEHVSHFQYMFMGIGEHTFLMPWMWASIILAVFSLVMLLVPKLRRNHTVLAVASVAVFMSLWIDKGMGLIITGFVPNPMGAVVEYSPTMPEVMITLGVYAVGALLVTVLYKIALGVRRQLLDH; this is translated from the coding sequence ATGATAGAAAAAGCACTTTATGGAGATAAGAAATACTGGGGCTGGCTGATACTTCTGGGAGCCGTCATCGGTGTAGGTACTTTCTTCTACCTGAGGCAGTTCAGTGAAGGATTGGGCATAACCGGTCTTAGCCGTGATGTTACCTGGGGCTTCTACATTGCCCAGTTTACATTTCTGGTTGGAGTGGCAGCTTCAGCGGTGATGGTTGTACTGCCGTACTATTTGCACAATTATAAGGCTTTTGGCAAAATAACCATTCTTGGAGAATTTCTGGCCATTGGCTCGGTTACTATGTGTATGCTGTTCATCTTTGTTGATATGGGACAGCCGTTCCGTATCCTCAATGTGTTCCTGCATCCGTCGCCGAGTTCCCCGATGTTCTGGGACACCATTGCTCTTTCCGGCTATCTGGGGATCAACGCTCTGGTGGCGGCTGTCACTCTGTCGGCCGAACGCAAGGCGGTTGCACCTCCGAAGTGGATCAAGCCTATTATTATCCTTTCGATTCCCTGGGCAGTTAGCATCCACACCGTAACGGCGTTTTTATATGCCGGTCTGGTGGCTCGTCCGTTTTGGATGACGGCTGTTCTGGCACCTCGTTTTTTGGCTTCGGCTTTTGCTGCGGGTCCGGCTTTACTGATTCTGTTGTGCCTGTTGCTGAAGAAGCTGACGAAGTTCGATGTCGGCAAAGAACCGATCGAGAAGCTGGCGGTAATCACTACCTATGCGATGTGTATAAATGTTTTCCTGGTGCTGATGGAGTTATTCACCGGTCTGTACAGTGACATTCCTGAGCACGTTTCGCATTTCCAGTATATGTTCATGGGAATCGGAGAGCATACTTTCCTGATGCCATGGATGTGGGCTTCGATAATCCTGGCTGTCTTCTCGCTGGTGATGCTGCTCGTGCCGAAGTTGCGTCGCAATCACACAGTCTTGGCGGTAGCCTCTGTCGCCGTTTTTATGTCGTTGTGGATCGACAAGGGTATGGGACTCATAATTACCGGCTTTGTTCCGAATCCGATGGGCGCGGTTGTCGAGTATTCACCTACTATGCCGGAGGTTATGATCACGCTGGGAGTTTATGCTGTTGGCGCGTTACTGGTGACGGTTTTGTATAAGATCGCACTGGGGGTACGTCGGCAATTACTTGACCATTAG
- a CDS encoding (Fe-S)-binding protein, with translation MADKVIPPEELAKVDYNPGSRDWMDPTVEFRRGIYNYGAVPASTAYLGQPFSKKWQPIDDDWQLPDNWEEIIRNGFKERLDKYRSLKVFMDICVRCGACADKCHFYIGSGDPKNMPVLRAELMRSIYRNDFTTVGKIFGKLAGGRKLTKDVIKEWFSYFYQCTECRRCSVFCPYGIDTAEITMMGRELLNLLGLDIDWISTPAANCFRTGNHLGIQPHGFKDSVDFAVDDLEEIVGVRVDAPVNKKGAEILFVVPSADYFGDPHYFGFLGYMSLFHEIGLDYTFSTFASEGGNFGLFHSSDMMKRLNSKIYMEAKRLGVKWIIGAECGHMWRVLHQYMDTMNGPADFLEAPVSPITGTRFENASSTKMVHIAEFTADLIKHKKIKLDKSRNDNVRATFHDSCNPARAMGLLDEPRYVMNAVCNNFFEMPDNTIREQTFCCGSGSGVGTDENFEMRMRGGLPRANAVKYVQEKHDVNMLACICAIDKATLPPLLEYWVPGVEVCALHELVGNALVMKDEKKRTTDLRQEPLPGMEVTEDE, from the coding sequence ATGGCTGACAAAGTTATCCCACCAGAAGAACTGGCAAAAGTAGATTACAATCCTGGCTCCAGGGATTGGATGGACCCAACAGTAGAGTTCCGCAGGGGGATCTACAACTATGGGGCTGTTCCGGCCAGTACCGCTTATCTGGGTCAGCCGTTTTCGAAGAAATGGCAGCCTATTGATGACGACTGGCAGTTACCTGACAACTGGGAGGAAATCATTCGCAACGGTTTCAAGGAACGCCTCGACAAATACCGTTCCCTGAAGGTGTTTATGGACATATGTGTGCGTTGCGGAGCCTGCGCCGACAAGTGCCATTTCTATATCGGTTCCGGTGATCCCAAGAATATGCCGGTTTTGCGCGCCGAATTGATGCGCTCGATTTATCGCAACGATTTCACAACGGTTGGTAAGATCTTTGGCAAACTGGCTGGAGGAAGAAAACTCACAAAGGATGTTATTAAGGAGTGGTTCTCCTACTTCTACCAGTGTACCGAGTGTCGCCGTTGTAGTGTTTTCTGTCCTTACGGAATCGACACGGCTGAGATCACGATGATGGGCCGGGAATTGTTGAATCTGTTGGGTCTGGACATCGACTGGATTTCTACCCCGGCCGCCAACTGTTTTCGCACCGGCAATCACCTGGGTATCCAGCCGCATGGATTCAAGGACAGCGTTGATTTTGCGGTTGATGATCTCGAAGAGATCGTTGGCGTCCGTGTCGACGCTCCTGTGAATAAAAAGGGCGCGGAGATACTGTTTGTGGTGCCATCGGCTGACTACTTTGGCGATCCGCACTACTTCGGTTTTCTTGGCTATATGTCGTTGTTCCATGAGATAGGGTTGGATTATACCTTTAGCACCTTTGCTTCCGAGGGAGGCAATTTTGGTTTGTTTCACTCATCCGACATGATGAAGCGTCTCAACTCAAAGATTTACATGGAAGCCAAACGTCTTGGTGTTAAGTGGATCATTGGCGCTGAGTGTGGTCATATGTGGCGTGTGTTACACCAGTACATGGACACCATGAACGGTCCGGCCGATTTTCTCGAAGCGCCAGTGTCGCCGATCACGGGGACTCGTTTCGAGAATGCCTCTTCGACTAAGATGGTTCATATCGCAGAGTTTACGGCTGATCTTATCAAGCACAAGAAGATCAAACTCGACAAGAGCCGTAATGACAATGTTCGGGCGACATTCCATGACTCGTGCAATCCGGCGCGAGCTATGGGGTTACTCGATGAACCCCGTTATGTTATGAATGCAGTCTGCAACAATTTCTTCGAGATGCCGGACAACACTATCCGAGAGCAGACTTTCTGCTGTGGTAGTGGGTCAGGAGTTGGCACCGACGAGAATTTTGAGATGCGTATGCGTGGCGGCCTGCCACGGGCTAACGCTGTCAAGTATGTTCAGGAGAAACATGATGTGAACATGCTGGCTTGCATCTGTGCTATCGACAAGGCTACGTTGCCACCGTTGTTGGAGTACTGGGTGCCTGGCGTTGAAGTTTGCGCGCTTCACGAACTCGTAGGCAATGCATTGGTTATGAAAGATGAGAAGAAACGCACCACTGATTTGCGACAGGAACCTCTGCCCGGAATGGAGGTAACTGAGGATGAATGA
- the dsrM gene encoding sulfate reduction electron transfer complex DsrMKJOP subunit DsrM, with product MNAVIAFFVVLALVVVAWLGVGTADLRFLFGVILPYAGLGLFVVGIVYRILHWAASPVPFRIPTSCGQQKSLPWIKSAKLDNPHSFLGTVGRMALEVLCFRSLMRNTSSELREGPKIGYGPNLWLWVAGLAFHWSFLVILIRHFRYFTEPVPAVIAIVGELDGFFQVGLPILYLTDIFVVGALTYLFLRRVFIPQMRTISLVADYLALFLLLGITTTGVLLRYFTKTDIVAVKELAMGLMSFNPVIPDGIGVMFFIHLFLVSCLLAYFPISKLMHMGGVFLSPTRNLANNNRVRRHINPWNPKVKLHTYEEYEDEFRDVMKEAGLPLEKE from the coding sequence ATGAATGCCGTTATTGCCTTTTTCGTCGTACTGGCCCTGGTAGTCGTTGCCTGGCTTGGTGTCGGAACGGCAGATCTACGCTTTCTTTTTGGTGTAATTCTGCCGTATGCCGGCCTGGGTCTTTTCGTAGTTGGCATCGTCTATCGCATCTTACACTGGGCCGCATCGCCGGTTCCTTTCCGGATACCGACGAGTTGCGGGCAGCAGAAAAGTCTGCCCTGGATCAAATCAGCCAAGCTCGACAACCCCCACAGTTTTCTTGGGACGGTTGGTCGAATGGCGCTTGAAGTGCTCTGTTTCCGATCCCTTATGCGCAACACGAGCAGTGAGCTTCGCGAGGGACCGAAGATTGGATACGGCCCGAACCTGTGGCTATGGGTGGCCGGGTTGGCTTTCCACTGGTCGTTTTTGGTCATCCTGATCAGACATTTTAGGTATTTCACCGAGCCGGTACCGGCTGTGATTGCTATCGTTGGGGAGTTGGACGGCTTCTTTCAAGTTGGGCTACCCATCCTGTATCTAACTGATATATTTGTTGTTGGTGCTCTGACGTACCTTTTCTTGCGTCGGGTTTTTATTCCGCAGATGCGCACGATCTCGTTGGTGGCCGACTATCTTGCATTATTCCTATTGCTTGGCATCACCACAACCGGGGTTCTGTTACGGTATTTCACCAAAACTGACATCGTTGCCGTTAAGGAACTCGCCATGGGGCTGATGAGTTTCAACCCGGTCATACCGGACGGAATTGGTGTCATGTTCTTTATCCATCTATTCCTGGTTAGTTGTCTGTTGGCGTATTTCCCGATCTCCAAGCTCATGCACATGGGCGGTGTGTTTCTTAGTCCAACACGCAATCTTGCCAATAACAACCGTGTTCGTCGACACATCAATCCCTGGAATCCGAAAGTCAAGCTTCACACATATGAAGAGTACGAGGATGAATTCCGGGATGTCATGAAGGAAGCCGGGCTTCCTCTGGAGAAGGAGTAG
- a CDS encoding TusE/DsrC/DsvC family sulfur relay protein gives MATFEWEEVKIEVDEDGFMENPEEWNERIALALASTEGVGDLTEEHWKLVNYLRDYWQKFGIAPMIRKLCKETGFPLKKVYELFPSGPAKGACKVAGLAKPTGCV, from the coding sequence ATGGCTACATTTGAATGGGAAGAAGTCAAAATTGAAGTTGATGAAGATGGCTTCATGGAGAATCCGGAAGAGTGGAATGAGCGTATTGCTCTCGCTTTAGCCAGTACTGAAGGTGTTGGCGATTTGACGGAAGAACACTGGAAACTGGTCAACTACCTCAGAGACTACTGGCAGAAATTCGGTATTGCACCGATGATCCGCAAGCTCTGTAAAGAAACCGGCTTCCCGTTGAAGAAGGTTTATGAGCTCTTTCCGTCGGGTCCCGCCAAGGGTGCCTGTAAGGTTGCCGGTTTAGCCAAACCGACCGGATGTGTGTAA
- a CDS encoding FAD-dependent oxidoreductase produces the protein MGLLKKKKTLRTRSVGTGGGSTLESDLRPYFVEKRPPCTSNCPNHNPIRRALMNISKGEDYEKSSDQALTESWHMWMEKNPFPSVCGRVCPHPCETDCNRTKLEGAVSINAFERFLGDYGLKNKLVPKKVTEETRSEKIAVIGSGPAGMTAAYHLARRGYPVTVFEAFPKAGGMLRYGIPDYRLPIDILDAEIDRICDMGVELKLNTMIGNDVKYTDLQKDYKAIFVGLGAHKGYLLRVEGEDAKNVFTGTDFLHRANNGETIDVGDHVVVIGGGDTAVDAARVSRRLGAEVTILYRRTREEMPAIDPEIDGAIEEGIKIHYLAAPIEINKDGDKAVGMKCQRMELGEPDASGRRRPVPIEGDTFDLEMSTLIAAISQAPDFTGFEDFIEGRDWIKVDDKFKTKIDGVYSGGDNVNLDIAVTAIAHGRFAAESIHEMITGEATVDPADGQKLITSEGMAMAYYEAKDRVKIGEMAPDERLKTMDAEIVTTLTVEEATAESKRCLSCGRCFDCGTCWSYCGDNAIVKPLVKGDPYTAKMEFCKGCKKCGEACPCGFIDLR, from the coding sequence ATGGGTCTACTGAAGAAGAAGAAAACACTGCGTACCAGAAGCGTTGGGACCGGTGGTGGAAGTACGCTAGAGAGTGATCTTCGACCGTATTTCGTAGAGAAACGGCCGCCGTGCACAAGCAACTGTCCGAATCATAATCCGATCAGAAGAGCTCTGATGAACATTTCCAAGGGCGAAGATTATGAAAAATCAAGTGACCAGGCGCTAACTGAATCCTGGCACATGTGGATGGAGAAGAACCCGTTCCCATCGGTATGCGGACGCGTCTGCCCGCATCCGTGTGAGACGGATTGTAACCGCACCAAGTTAGAAGGTGCGGTTTCGATAAATGCTTTTGAACGCTTCCTGGGTGATTACGGACTGAAGAACAAGCTGGTACCTAAGAAGGTCACCGAGGAAACTCGCTCGGAGAAAATTGCTGTGATCGGTTCCGGTCCGGCCGGAATGACGGCCGCTTATCACCTCGCCCGACGCGGCTACCCGGTGACTGTCTTTGAGGCTTTCCCCAAGGCTGGTGGAATGCTTCGCTACGGTATTCCAGATTATCGTTTGCCAATCGACATCCTCGATGCAGAGATTGATCGCATCTGCGATATGGGTGTGGAGCTAAAGCTCAACACCATGATCGGTAACGACGTCAAGTACACCGATCTGCAAAAAGATTATAAGGCTATCTTTGTTGGCCTTGGTGCTCACAAAGGATATTTACTTCGGGTTGAGGGTGAGGACGCCAAGAATGTATTCACCGGGACTGACTTTCTGCACCGTGCCAATAACGGCGAGACCATTGATGTCGGAGATCACGTCGTCGTAATCGGCGGTGGTGATACAGCCGTTGATGCTGCGCGTGTTTCGCGTCGTCTCGGCGCTGAAGTAACGATTCTCTATCGTCGCACCCGTGAAGAAATGCCCGCCATTGATCCCGAAATTGACGGGGCGATTGAAGAGGGCATAAAGATTCACTACCTGGCCGCCCCGATTGAGATTAATAAGGATGGCGACAAGGCTGTTGGCATGAAGTGTCAACGCATGGAGCTGGGTGAGCCGGATGCTTCAGGGCGTCGTCGTCCGGTGCCAATAGAGGGCGACACATTCGATTTGGAAATGTCTACCTTGATAGCGGCTATTTCTCAGGCCCCCGACTTCACCGGTTTCGAGGACTTCATTGAAGGTCGTGACTGGATCAAGGTCGATGACAAGTTCAAGACCAAGATTGATGGTGTGTATTCCGGTGGAGATAATGTCAATCTGGATATCGCTGTTACGGCGATAGCTCACGGTCGTTTTGCTGCCGAATCTATCCATGAGATGATCACCGGTGAGGCTACTGTTGATCCCGCGGACGGTCAGAAGTTGATCACGTCCGAGGGAATGGCGATGGCCTACTATGAAGCGAAAGACAGGGTCAAGATCGGTGAGATGGCTCCTGATGAACGGCTCAAAACAATGGATGCTGAGATTGTCACCACTCTCACCGTAGAAGAGGCGACAGCAGAATCCAAGCGGTGCTTGAGTTGTGGCCGGTGTTTTGACTGCGGTACATGCTGGAGCTATTGCGGGGATAATGCCATAGTCAAGCCTCTGGTGAAGGGAGATCCATATACGGCGAAGATGGAATTCTGCAAGGGCTGCAAGAAGTGTGGAGAAGCCTGCCCGTGCGGATTTATTGATTTACGATAG
- a CDS encoding 4Fe-4S dicluster domain-containing protein yields MGIDRRKFIKASGLAALGLVSAAPVRLFGQHDSNMVDTTTPASPPSDGKPLVGNRWAMIVDLKKCLHEEGCTDCVAACHLTHNVPKFDNPKDEIKWIWKEGFHGAFHELGHKHLEEHILHSHVPVMCNHCDSPPCVKVCPTQATWKREQDGIVMMDWHRCIGCRYCMAACPYGSRSFNWRDPRPHIDKIDPNFPTRERGVVEKCTFCDERLAVGKLPSCVEACKAKALVFGDLEDAESEVRALLAEHYTIRRKPGLGTNPEIYYIV; encoded by the coding sequence ATGGGTATTGATCGACGGAAATTCATCAAAGCCTCCGGGCTGGCTGCCCTGGGTTTAGTAAGCGCTGCCCCGGTCAGGCTGTTTGGTCAACACGATTCGAACATGGTTGATACAACTACACCTGCATCACCACCAAGTGATGGCAAGCCTCTGGTCGGTAATCGCTGGGCTATGATTGTAGACCTCAAGAAGTGTCTGCACGAAGAAGGTTGTACCGATTGTGTCGCGGCTTGCCATTTGACGCACAACGTACCGAAGTTCGATAACCCAAAGGATGAGATCAAGTGGATCTGGAAAGAGGGCTTTCACGGAGCGTTCCATGAACTGGGTCACAAACATCTTGAGGAACATATTCTGCATAGCCATGTGCCGGTGATGTGTAATCACTGCGACAGTCCACCATGTGTCAAAGTCTGTCCAACTCAGGCGACCTGGAAACGGGAGCAGGATGGTATTGTAATGATGGACTGGCATCGTTGTATCGGTTGCCGCTACTGTATGGCCGCTTGTCCGTATGGCTCGCGAAGCTTTAACTGGCGCGATCCACGGCCACATATTGATAAGATTGATCCCAATTTCCCAACTCGTGAGCGTGGCGTAGTCGAGAAGTGTACCTTCTGCGATGAACGTCTGGCGGTTGGCAAGCTTCCCTCATGTGTGGAGGCGTGCAAAGCGAAAGCTCTTGTCTTTGGTGATCTTGAGGATGCTGAGTCCGAAGTTCGTGCTCTGCTGGCCGAGCATTACACCATCCGGCGTAAGCCTGGCCTTGGAACCAACCCCGAAATCTACTATATAGTGTGA
- the dsrJ gene encoding sulfate reduction electron transfer complex DsrMKJOP subunit DsrJ translates to MNDKGLIIVGLVVFLALVAFPVWYNVAEGQADYVPELEIPVGVQECVMETEYMKANHMDLLNDWRDCVVRDGERMTVDQNGHEVEMSLTRTCLGCHTNKEAFCNRCHDYLGIEPYCWGCHVDPKEVQ, encoded by the coding sequence ATGAATGACAAAGGACTGATAATTGTCGGGCTGGTTGTTTTTCTGGCTCTAGTTGCTTTTCCGGTGTGGTACAACGTTGCTGAAGGGCAAGCCGATTATGTACCTGAATTGGAGATTCCGGTTGGGGTGCAGGAATGCGTGATGGAGACAGAATACATGAAGGCCAATCACATGGACCTGCTAAACGATTGGCGTGATTGTGTGGTTCGCGACGGTGAGCGTATGACGGTCGATCAAAATGGCCACGAGGTGGAGATGAGTCTCACTCGCACCTGTCTCGGTTGTCACACCAACAAGGAAGCCTTTTGTAATCGGTGCCATGACTATCTTGGTATCGAGCCGTACTGTTGGGGCTGTCATGTCGATCCAAAGGAGGTGCAGTGA